Proteins from one Loktanella sp. M215 genomic window:
- a CDS encoding carboxypeptidase M32, translating into MSYADFQHRIARINDVLCALNVLAWDSRTMMPAGGVDARAEQVSTLTMLAREMATSDAMSDTLKAAQDEVGDGSDLKARAVALAVRDIEILKRIPAEVTQEKAALSSRAHSAWVAARQANDFAAYAPTLDKMMKLQRRIADAIGGDHPYDAMVGQFEPGMTHARLQGIYGELKAALVPLIQRAAAAKQPRHDFMTRAFPIPQQKAFGLKMAEKMGYDLNRGRLDDTAHPFEISFTRGDVRITSRFREDWLPGGTFALWHEAGHGMYEQNVAPEHTRSIFTSDLVNLYAVGGASFGMHEAQSRMWENRVGRSRQFWALHFDDLQAHFPDQLSDVSQDEYWRAVNRVRPDFIRVEADELTYDMHIILRSEIEADLMTGAIATADLPHVWNAKMRETLDIDVPDDTRGVLQDVHWSHGYVGSFPTYTLGNVMSSQLFAAAQDRTGVTDGLAQGDYKPLFDDMRDNVWSHGRSSTPEETLVRATGRGLDTAPYIADLTAKVDDLTS; encoded by the coding sequence ATGAGTTACGCCGATTTCCAACACCGCATCGCGCGGATCAATGATGTGCTGTGCGCGCTGAACGTCCTCGCCTGGGACAGCCGCACGATGATGCCCGCAGGCGGCGTCGATGCGCGGGCCGAACAGGTGTCCACCCTGACGATGCTGGCGCGCGAGATGGCCACATCGGATGCGATGTCGGACACGCTGAAGGCGGCACAGGACGAGGTCGGTGATGGATCTGATCTGAAAGCCCGCGCCGTGGCGCTGGCCGTCCGGGACATCGAGATCCTGAAACGCATCCCGGCCGAAGTCACGCAGGAAAAGGCGGCGCTGTCGTCGCGCGCCCATTCTGCCTGGGTCGCGGCGCGTCAGGCCAATGACTTCGCCGCCTATGCGCCGACCTTGGACAAGATGATGAAACTGCAACGCCGCATCGCCGACGCGATCGGCGGCGATCACCCCTATGACGCGATGGTGGGTCAGTTCGAACCGGGCATGACCCATGCACGGCTTCAGGGCATCTATGGCGAGCTGAAAGCGGCCCTGGTCCCGCTGATTCAGCGCGCCGCTGCTGCGAAACAGCCGCGCCACGACTTCATGACGCGCGCCTTTCCGATCCCGCAGCAGAAGGCCTTTGGCCTGAAGATGGCGGAAAAGATGGGCTATGATCTGAACCGGGGCCGTCTGGACGACACGGCGCATCCGTTCGAGATTTCCTTCACCCGCGGCGACGTGCGCATCACCTCGCGGTTCCGCGAGGATTGGCTGCCCGGCGGCACCTTCGCGCTGTGGCACGAGGCGGGGCACGGCATGTACGAACAGAACGTGGCGCCAGAACATACGCGCAGCATCTTCACAAGCGATCTGGTGAACCTTTATGCGGTCGGCGGCGCCAGTTTCGGGATGCACGAGGCGCAGTCGCGCATGTGGGAAAACCGGGTCGGGCGGTCGCGGCAGTTCTGGGCGCTGCACTTCGACGACCTGCAGGCGCATTTTCCGGATCAGTTGTCGGACGTGAGCCAAGATGAATACTGGCGCGCCGTGAACCGCGTGCGGCCCGACTTCATCCGGGTCGAGGCGGACGAGTTGACCTATGACATGCACATCATCCTGCGCTCCGAGATTGAGGCGGACCTGATGACCGGCGCCATCGCCACCGCCGACCTGCCCCATGTCTGGAACGCCAAGATGCGCGAGACGCTGGACATCGACGTCCCCGACGACACGCGCGGCGTGTTGCAGGATGTCCATTGGAGCCACGGCTACGTCGGGTCGTTCCCGACCTACACGCTGGGCAACGTCATGTCCTCGCAGCTGTTTGCCGCGGCACAGGACCGTACCGGCGTGACGGATGGTCTGGCGCAGGGCGACTACAAACCGCTGTTCGACGACATGCGCGACAATGTCTGGTCCCATGGCCGCTCCTCCACCCCCGAAGAGACGCTGGTCCGCGCCACCGGTCGTGGCCTCGACACCGCGCCCTATATCGCGGACCTGACGGCCAAGGTGGATGACCTGACATCATGA
- a CDS encoding ABC transporter permease, which translates to MSMTAFLGRRLLQLVPTLIFILIVVFVLVRLLPGDPASAVLGDRALDADVERINRELGLDRSLPVQFVAFAKQVFTGNLGNSIAMKIPVTQLIRDRLPITMLLTFMAAVIAIVFAVPLAFVAALKRDRLPDSAIRGAFQVGLSMPVFYVGLILLTVFGAKLRWFPVGGYGDGFLDHIYHLFLPAVTLALSLSAILMRNLRSAIIGVVDAEYVTFARAKGLRSNLILFRHILRNALISTLALFGLSIGTLLGGAVITETVFAVPGAGRLMVDSIYGRDYPVVQGLTIALAVLVSVTFLLTDILQAWLDPRVTK; encoded by the coding sequence ATGTCGATGACCGCGTTTCTTGGCCGTCGCCTGCTGCAACTCGTGCCGACGCTGATCTTCATCCTGATCGTCGTCTTCGTGCTGGTGCGGCTTCTGCCCGGCGATCCCGCGAGTGCCGTTCTGGGCGACCGGGCGCTCGACGCGGATGTAGAGAGGATCAACCGGGAACTGGGCCTTGACCGGTCGCTGCCGGTGCAGTTCGTGGCCTTCGCCAAACAGGTCTTCACCGGCAACCTCGGCAATTCCATCGCGATGAAGATCCCCGTGACCCAACTGATCCGGGACCGGCTGCCGATCACGATGCTGCTGACGTTCATGGCAGCGGTGATTGCCATCGTCTTTGCTGTGCCGCTGGCCTTCGTCGCGGCGCTCAAGCGGGACCGCCTGCCCGACAGCGCCATCCGCGGTGCGTTTCAGGTCGGCCTGTCGATGCCAGTTTTTTACGTCGGCCTGATCCTGCTGACCGTCTTCGGGGCCAAGCTGCGCTGGTTCCCCGTGGGCGGTTACGGAGACGGATTTCTTGACCACATCTATCACCTGTTCCTGCCCGCCGTGACGCTTGCCCTGTCGCTGAGCGCCATCCTGATGCGCAACCTGCGGTCGGCGATTATCGGGGTTGTGGACGCGGAATACGTGACCTTTGCCCGGGCCAAGGGGCTGCGGTCCAACCTGATCCTGTTCCGCCACATCCTGCGCAACGCGCTGATTTCAACGCTGGCGCTGTTCGGCCTGTCGATCGGCACCCTGCTGGGCGGAGCCGTCATCACCGAGACGGTCTTTGCCGTCCCCGGTGCCGGCCGCCTGATGGTCGACAGCATCTATGGCCGCGACTACCCGGTCGTGCAGGGGCTGACGATCGCACTTGCGGTGCTGGTGTCGGTCACCTTCCTGCTGACCGACATCCTGCAAGCCTGGCTTGACCCGCGGGTGACGAAATGA
- a CDS encoding LysR family transcriptional regulator produces MDIRQLKYFVAIAEAGSLSLAARQLRIAQPSLSQHLANMERELGVRLLARSPRGSTLTAEGHVLLRHATAICASLNDCLAEMRDLSEDVAGSVRFGMPPSVSMVMSVPLAETVRLELPDVRLRVSEAMSGFIKTWVDDGTVEIGFLYDLTGVAHFEITHVLNERLFFFSAPDNWPLETPPGTPVPLRELAGIELVLPGQPHGLRRIVEAAAAQAGVRLNVVTELDAMTQIKELVARGSGCSIFAPAACHDVVQAGRMIKTPIIDPVISRPVYLVRNRAVAQSRACAAVARMTLKVAAEMVRRDIWEGDLVWTDS; encoded by the coding sequence ATGGACATCCGTCAGCTGAAATATTTCGTCGCCATCGCCGAGGCGGGATCGCTGTCGCTGGCCGCCCGCCAGTTGCGTATCGCGCAGCCGTCCCTGTCGCAGCATCTGGCGAACATGGAACGCGAACTGGGTGTACGGCTGCTCGCCCGCTCGCCGCGCGGATCGACCCTGACCGCCGAGGGGCACGTGCTGCTGCGCCACGCCACGGCGATCTGCGCCAGCCTGAACGACTGCCTGGCCGAGATGCGCGACCTGTCCGAAGACGTCGCAGGCAGCGTCCGCTTCGGCATGCCGCCTTCCGTCTCAATGGTCATGTCGGTGCCATTGGCGGAAACCGTCCGCCTTGAACTGCCCGATGTCCGCCTGCGGGTCAGTGAGGCGATGAGCGGCTTCATCAAGACCTGGGTCGACGACGGCACGGTCGAGATCGGGTTCCTCTACGATCTGACGGGTGTCGCGCATTTCGAGATCACCCATGTGCTGAACGAGCGTCTCTTCTTCTTTTCCGCCCCCGATAACTGGCCGCTCGAAACGCCGCCCGGCACGCCGGTGCCGCTGCGGGAGCTGGCGGGCATCGAACTGGTCCTGCCGGGCCAGCCCCACGGCCTGCGCCGGATCGTCGAGGCGGCGGCGGCGCAGGCCGGTGTCCGGCTGAACGTCGTGACCGAGCTTGATGCGATGACGCAGATCAAGGAACTGGTGGCGCGCGGGTCGGGCTGTTCGATCTTCGCACCCGCGGCCTGCCACGATGTCGTGCAGGCCGGGCGCATGATCAAGACACCGATCATCGACCCGGTGATCTCGCGCCCCGTCTACCTTGTGCGGAACCGGGCCGTCGCACAAAGCCGGGCCTGCGCTGCGGTCGCGCGGATGACGCTGAAGGTCGCCGCTGAAATGGTCCGCCGCGACATCTGGGAAGGCGATCTGGTCTGGACGGACAGCTAG
- a CDS encoding ABC transporter permease, with product MTVVPMSRLRRLPRAFLFGAAILLTSVVIATFPAVFAPYDPLLMDYVNLLAPPSAAHPFGTDNFGRDVLSRVIHAYTIDMQIALFATLFPFIFGTIVGAIVGYVGGVTESIFGRVVDAVITFPFLVLVIAIVSVLGPGLINMYIAIGVVGWVFYARIIAAEVKVQKRLDYADAGRAMGYTHTRIVFRHLLPNAITPAVVYWMTDMALAILLGSSLGYLGLGAQPPAAEWGVQIADGKNFMATAWWISVFPGIAIVITGLGFSLLGDGLAEILRGRK from the coding sequence ATGACCGTCGTTCCCATGTCCCGCCTGCGCCGCCTGCCGCGTGCCTTTCTGTTCGGCGCGGCGATCCTGCTCACCTCGGTGGTCATCGCGACTTTTCCTGCGGTCTTCGCACCTTACGATCCGTTGTTGATGGACTACGTGAACTTGTTGGCGCCGCCGAGTGCGGCACATCCCTTCGGCACCGATAACTTTGGCCGCGACGTGCTGAGCCGGGTGATCCATGCCTATACCATCGACATGCAGATCGCACTGTTTGCGACGCTGTTTCCGTTCATCTTTGGCACCATCGTCGGGGCCATCGTCGGCTACGTCGGCGGCGTGACCGAGAGCATCTTTGGCCGCGTCGTCGATGCGGTCATCACCTTTCCCTTCCTCGTGCTGGTCATCGCCATCGTGTCGGTGCTGGGGCCGGGGCTGATCAACATGTATATCGCCATCGGCGTCGTGGGCTGGGTGTTCTATGCCCGCATCATCGCGGCAGAGGTGAAGGTGCAGAAGCGCCTCGACTACGCCGATGCGGGACGCGCGATGGGCTATACACACACGCGGATCGTGTTCCGCCATCTGCTGCCCAACGCGATCACCCCCGCCGTCGTCTACTGGATGACCGACATGGCGCTGGCGATCCTGCTGGGGTCATCGCTGGGGTATCTGGGCTTGGGCGCGCAGCCGCCAGCAGCCGAATGGGGCGTGCAGATCGCGGATGGCAAGAACTTCATGGCGACAGCGTGGTGGATTTCCGTGTTTCCCGGCATCGCCATCGTCATCACCGGCCTAGGGTTTTCGCTGCTGGGCGACGGGCTGGCCGAAATCCTGCGGGGGCGCAAATGA
- the rraA gene encoding ribonuclease E activity regulator RraA: MTLPPQPAIVTADLYDLHHAAVGVIDLPLRAFGGVEAFFGPCQTLRVHRDHTPVLSQLEEPGLGRILIVDAGGITDTGVMGDRLAAKGVANGWRGVVIWGAIRDSLGIGALPLGVMALAATPRRGWTPQPSLVGEALSLGGVTIRAGQWIYADRDGVIVSDAALA; this comes from the coding sequence ATGACCCTGCCCCCTCAGCCTGCGATCGTGACCGCGGACCTTTACGACCTGCACCACGCCGCCGTCGGCGTTATCGACCTGCCGCTGCGTGCCTTCGGCGGGGTCGAGGCGTTTTTCGGCCCCTGCCAGACCCTGCGGGTCCACCGCGACCACACGCCCGTTCTGTCTCAGCTGGAGGAACCGGGGCTGGGTCGCATCCTGATCGTCGATGCCGGTGGCATCACGGATACGGGCGTCATGGGTGATCGCCTTGCCGCCAAGGGCGTCGCGAACGGCTGGCGCGGGGTGGTGATCTGGGGCGCGATCCGCGACTCCCTCGGGATCGGGGCCTTGCCGCTGGGTGTCATGGCCCTTGCCGCGACGCCGCGCCGGGGCTGGACGCCCCAGCCGTCACTGGTCGGAGAGGCGCTGTCCCTTGGCGGCGTGACAATCAGGGCGGGCCAATGGATCTACGCGGATCGCGATGGGGTGATCGTATCGGATGCCGCCCTGGCGTGA
- a CDS encoding ABC transporter ATP-binding protein, with the protein MTDPILSVRDLTATFGQGASALRAVNEVSFDVMPGEVLGLVGESGSGKSVTLRSLLRLLPVGGYVGGSVLWHGRDIVHMNDTDLRAVRGGQISMIFQEPMTALNPVLPVRVQIEENLRAHTDLDRKGRNARAKELMDLVGIPDAARRLDEFPHQFSGGMRQRVMIAIALASDPKLLLADEPTTALDVTIQDQILNLILDLRDELAMSVVLVTHDLGVVAATCDRMAVMYAGRIVEEGDVREVFAQPRHAYTRGLLGSIPQAGTERSMLLSIDGTPPGLTAIPQGCAFNPRCDFATEVCCKTRPHLAGEGHRAACHNSAAVIAAGSPVKKALSHV; encoded by the coding sequence ATGACCGATCCGATCCTGAGCGTGCGCGACCTGACGGCGACCTTCGGACAAGGGGCAAGCGCGTTGCGGGCCGTGAACGAGGTCTCCTTCGACGTCATGCCTGGCGAGGTGCTTGGGCTGGTCGGCGAAAGCGGGTCCGGCAAGTCCGTCACCCTGCGGTCGCTTTTGCGGCTGCTGCCTGTGGGCGGCTATGTCGGCGGCTCTGTGCTGTGGCACGGCCGTGACATCGTGCACATGAACGACACCGATCTGCGGGCCGTGCGGGGCGGCCAGATCTCGATGATCTTTCAGGAACCGATGACGGCGCTGAACCCCGTCCTGCCGGTCCGCGTGCAGATCGAGGAAAACCTGCGCGCGCACACTGACCTTGACCGCAAAGGCCGCAATGCCCGCGCGAAAGAGCTAATGGACCTTGTCGGCATCCCCGACGCCGCCCGGCGGCTGGACGAATTCCCGCACCAGTTTTCGGGCGGGATGCGCCAGCGGGTGATGATCGCCATCGCCCTCGCCTCTGACCCCAAGCTTTTGCTGGCGGACGAACCGACGACGGCGCTGGACGTGACCATTCAGGACCAGATCCTGAACCTGATCCTTGATTTGCGGGACGAGTTGGCGATGAGCGTCGTTCTGGTAACCCACGACCTTGGCGTCGTGGCCGCCACCTGCGACCGCATGGCCGTGATGTACGCGGGCCGGATCGTGGAGGAAGGCGATGTGCGAGAGGTCTTCGCCCAGCCGCGCCACGCCTATACGCGCGGCTTGCTCGGCTCGATCCCGCAGGCCGGGACGGAACGCAGCATGCTCCTGTCCATCGACGGCACGCCACCGGGCTTGACCGCGATCCCGCAGGGCTGCGCCTTCAACCCCCGCTGCGATTTTGCGACGGAGGTGTGCTGCAAGACCCGGCCGCACCTGGCCGGCGAAGGCCACCGCGCCGCCTGCCACAACAGCGCCGCGGTCATTGCCGCCGGATCGCCCGTGAAGAAGGCCCTGTCCCATGTCTGA
- a CDS encoding MmgE/PrpD family protein, translating into MTVTETLAQWAAALVDLPDTMRASVLSSVFDWASVGLAGRGEPVAQRTRAAVLEEGGAGQAGLFGGGSSNARSAALVNGATSHALDYDDTHFLHIGHPSVAVTPAALAVAQWKDASGAAFIDALALGLEASCRIGDWLGRAHYEAGFHQTGTAGAFGATVAAGRLLGLDAGQMTHALALTATRAAGLKSQFGTMGKPLNAGFAAEVGVTCAMLAAQGVESTPDAIAGPQGFGPTHAGMARDQALDGLGQTWVFPDVSYKFHACCHGLHAMLEAAGRLRNAVTADAIQSITIHTHPRWLAVCNQPSPEMGLGAKFSYRLTAAMAFAGVDTAALDSYTDAMTSRADLVALRNKVTVIGDPALTDMQTRVSVTTAEGTQDAFHDLMATGPAEAVRQRLQDKSASLLGTDVSGPLWQAVAGLRDASHTKALTDILFA; encoded by the coding sequence ATGACCGTCACTGAAACCCTCGCCCAGTGGGCCGCAGCACTGGTCGACCTGCCGGACACCATGCGGGCCTCTGTCCTGTCCTCGGTCTTTGATTGGGCCAGCGTCGGCCTTGCGGGCCGGGGCGAGCCTGTCGCCCAGCGCACCCGCGCTGCGGTGCTGGAGGAGGGCGGTGCAGGGCAGGCGGGTCTGTTCGGCGGTGGCAGCAGCAATGCGCGGTCTGCCGCGCTCGTGAATGGTGCCACCAGCCACGCGCTCGACTATGACGACACGCATTTTCTGCACATCGGCCACCCCAGTGTGGCAGTGACACCCGCAGCACTCGCAGTTGCGCAGTGGAAGGATGCTTCTGGCGCGGCCTTTATTGACGCGCTGGCGCTGGGGCTGGAGGCGTCGTGCCGGATCGGCGACTGGCTGGGCCGCGCGCATTACGAGGCTGGGTTTCACCAGACCGGCACCGCCGGGGCGTTCGGCGCGACCGTGGCAGCGGGGCGCCTGCTGGGGCTGGACGCCGGGCAGATGACCCACGCGCTGGCCCTGACCGCCACCCGCGCCGCCGGCCTGAAAAGCCAGTTCGGCACCATGGGCAAGCCGCTGAACGCGGGCTTCGCGGCAGAGGTCGGCGTGACCTGCGCTATGCTCGCGGCACAGGGGGTCGAATCCACCCCGGACGCCATCGCCGGCCCGCAGGGGTTCGGCCCCACCCACGCCGGCATGGCGCGCGATCAGGCGCTGGACGGGCTGGGGCAGACATGGGTCTTTCCTGACGTGTCCTACAAGTTCCACGCCTGCTGTCACGGCTTGCACGCCATGCTGGAAGCCGCGGGCCGCCTGCGGAACGCCGTCACAGCCGACGCGATCCAGTCCATCACGATCCACACGCATCCCCGCTGGCTGGCGGTCTGCAACCAGCCATCACCCGAGATGGGCCTCGGTGCAAAGTTCAGCTATCGCCTGACCGCCGCGATGGCCTTTGCCGGCGTCGATACGGCGGCACTGGATAGCTACACCGATGCTATGACCAGCCGCGCCGATCTGGTCGCCCTGCGCAACAAGGTCACCGTCATCGGCGACCCCGCACTAACCGACATGCAGACGCGTGTCAGCGTGACCACCGCAGAGGGCACGCAGGATGCCTTTCACGACCTGATGGCGACCGGACCTGCCGAGGCAGTGCGCCAGCGCCTGCAGGACAAGTCAGCGTCCCTGCTGGGAACGGACGTCTCGGGTCCGCTGTGGCAGGCGGTGGCGGGTTTAAGGGACGCGTCGCACACCAAGGCGTTGACCGACATCCTCTTTGCCTGA
- a CDS encoding ABC transporter ATP-binding protein — protein sequence MSDALLSAENVSKDFAFSRSLLDVIKGAPVKAVHALNGVSLDVKRGETLGIVGESGCGKSTLARCLVRLHDCDGGRVVYDGTDIATLSGSDRRAFNAKVQMIFQDPYSSLNPRMTVRQILSEALRVHNMRPADQIDARIAELLDLVRLPQDAADRLPHAFSGGQRQRIGIARALAVEPEVLVADELVSALDVSVQAQVVNLLLELQDRLSLTVVFVAHDLRLVRHISHRVAVMYLGKVVEVAPTEALFKAPKHPYTQALLAAAPEVDPTRRTRRVAAKGELPSPINLPTGCLFHTRCPHAFDRCRSDVPHLTPRGPGHVAACHLDDPELP from the coding sequence ATGTCTGACGCCTTGCTGTCCGCCGAGAACGTGTCCAAGGACTTTGCCTTCTCGCGCTCTTTGCTGGATGTCATCAAGGGCGCCCCGGTCAAGGCCGTCCACGCGCTGAACGGCGTCAGCCTTGACGTGAAACGCGGCGAGACGCTGGGCATCGTGGGCGAGAGCGGCTGCGGCAAGTCCACGCTGGCGCGCTGCCTCGTGCGGCTGCACGACTGCGACGGCGGGCGGGTGGTCTATGACGGCACCGATATCGCCACCCTGTCCGGGTCCGACCGGCGGGCGTTCAACGCAAAGGTCCAGATGATCTTTCAGGACCCCTATTCGTCCCTGAACCCCCGCATGACCGTCCGCCAGATCCTGTCAGAGGCGCTGCGCGTCCACAACATGCGCCCCGCGGACCAGATCGACGCGCGCATCGCAGAGCTGCTGGACCTCGTCCGCCTGCCGCAGGACGCCGCCGACCGGTTGCCGCACGCCTTTTCCGGAGGCCAGAGGCAACGCATCGGGATCGCGCGGGCGCTGGCTGTGGAACCCGAGGTGCTGGTGGCCGACGAACTGGTCTCGGCCCTCGACGTCTCTGTGCAGGCGCAGGTGGTGAACCTGTTGCTGGAATTGCAGGACCGGCTGTCGCTGACGGTGGTGTTCGTCGCGCACGACCTGCGGCTTGTGCGCCATATCTCTCACCGTGTCGCAGTCATGTATCTGGGCAAGGTGGTGGAGGTCGCACCGACCGAAGCGCTGTTCAAGGCGCCAAAGCACCCCTACACGCAGGCCCTGCTGGCGGCGGCCCCAGAGGTCGATCCGACCCGCCGCACGCGCCGCGTGGCGGCCAAGGGCGAATTGCCCAGCCCGATCAACCTGCCGACCGGCTGCCTGTTTCACACCCGCTGCCCCCACGCTTTCGACCGTTGCCGGTCGGACGTGCCGCACCTGACCCCCCGCGGGCCCGGCCATGTCGCCGCCTGCCACCTCGATGACCCGGAGCTTCCATGA
- a CDS encoding prepilin peptidase has translation MRTVMTPIGAAFVLCYAAVWCGLWAATRADGLALALAAVLAVPCIWLSLQDLADFTIPDAATLVVAVTGLTAQWLFHPATLGVTVVIAALVTAVFWGAGALHYRMRGQEGLGIGDAKLLGAGVLCVGPFAIWWVVLIAALGGIVLAVIDRIRRPGAQGGIPFGPFLAFAIYVVFVFQMAIA, from the coding sequence TTGCGAACCGTCATGACGCCGATCGGTGCCGCGTTCGTCCTGTGCTATGCCGCCGTCTGGTGTGGGCTGTGGGCCGCAACCCGTGCCGATGGCCTGGCGCTTGCGTTGGCTGCGGTGCTCGCGGTGCCGTGCATCTGGCTTAGCCTGCAGGATCTGGCGGATTTCACGATCCCCGACGCAGCCACGCTGGTCGTGGCGGTGACCGGTCTGACGGCGCAGTGGCTGTTCCACCCCGCAACCCTCGGCGTGACGGTGGTCATTGCCGCGCTGGTCACGGCGGTCTTCTGGGGGGCCGGCGCGCTGCACTACCGCATGCGCGGGCAAGAGGGGCTTGGCATCGGGGATGCGAAACTGCTGGGGGCAGGGGTGCTCTGCGTCGGCCCCTTTGCCATCTGGTGGGTCGTACTGATCGCGGCGCTGGGGGGCATCGTCCTCGCGGTCATCGACCGGATCCGCAGGCCGGGTGCGCAGGGCGGCATCCCCTTCGGCCCGTTTCTGGCCTTCGCCATTTACGTCGTCTTCGTGTTTCAGATGGCCATAGCCTAG